The Halobacillus ihumii genomic sequence AACCAAATTTTAATCCGTTTACATCCAATTTGTTTATAGGAAGTCTCCTCCCTATTGTTCTTATTATCATTTGGGAAGTTGCTTCAAGAAGTGGATGGGTAGCTCCTTACTTGCTTCCTGCCCCCTCAGTGGTTTTGGAGGAAATAGTAGGAATGGCGCAAGAGGGTGAACTATGGGGGCACATATCGATTACTTTATACCGTGTATTTGCAGGGTTTCTATTAGGGATGATAGCGGCTGCGATTTTAGGTGCTGCTACTGGATATATTAGGATCGTTGAAAAAATCCTTGATCCGATGCTGCAGGCGCTAAGGGCGATTCCGTCATTAGCATGGGTGCCCCTGTTTGTTTTATGGATCGGTATCGGAGAAGCCTCTAAAATTACGCTGGTTGCAGTTGGAGTATTCTTCCCAATTTACTTAAATTTGACCTCTGGTATTCAAGGGGTGGATCGAAAGCTGATCGAAGTGGGGCGTATGTATCATTTCACAAGCCTGCAGCAAATCCGCAAAATCATTTTTCCTGCCGCGCTGCCTTCTTTTTTAGTAGGGGTGCGAAGCGGGCTCAGTCTTGGGTGGATGTTTGTTGTTGCAGCTGAACTCCTGGGTGCAAGTCAAGGATTGGGGTATTTGATGGTATTTGGGCAAAATACTTCTTCTCCTGAGCTGGTAATCGGAAGTATCGTGCTTTTTGCGATCTTTGGGAAAATAACCGACGAGATCTTGAAGCGGATTCAGACACGGACTCTGCGCTGGCAAGATAGTATAGAAAATTCGGTTTAGAGGGGAGGAGAAATTATGCTGGCAGTAAATCAGGTTACTCGTGTTTTTCAAAATGGTAAGGCAGGCTTCAAGAACGTTTCGATTCGATTAACTAAAGGAGAGGTTGTCGGTGTCCTTGGCACAAGCGGGTGTGGGAAAAGCACCTTGCTAAGAGTGCTTTCCGGGTTAGATGTTCATTATCAAGGGCAGATCGATACTACCGTTAGTGATGCTGAACATGCCTTTGGGATGATGTTTCAAGAGCCTAGGCTGATGCCATGGCTCTCGGTTTGGGAAAACATTACCTTTGGAGTAGCCAGAAAACAAAACAGAGACCAGGCTATCGATTTACTTCAAACCGTTGGGCTTGAAGGGTTTGAAAATCACTATCCTAAAGATCTGTCTGGCGGCATGGCTCAGCGTGTAGCAATTGCCCGTTCATTACTCAACCGGCCTGAAATTTTATTACTTGATGAACCATTAAGTGCACTAGATGCATTTACGAAGATGCAACTGCAGGATTTA encodes the following:
- a CDS encoding ABC transporter permease — translated: MSSQSETAVRPSVERRGKPNFNPFTSNLFIGSLLPIVLIIIWEVASRSGWVAPYLLPAPSVVLEEIVGMAQEGELWGHISITLYRVFAGFLLGMIAAAILGAATGYIRIVEKILDPMLQALRAIPSLAWVPLFVLWIGIGEASKITLVAVGVFFPIYLNLTSGIQGVDRKLIEVGRMYHFTSLQQIRKIIFPAALPSFLVGVRSGLSLGWMFVVAAELLGASQGLGYLMVFGQNTSSPELVIGSIVLFAIFGKITDEILKRIQTRTLRWQDSIENSV
- a CDS encoding ABC transporter ATP-binding protein, with amino-acid sequence MLAVNQVTRVFQNGKAGFKNVSIRLTKGEVVGVLGTSGCGKSTLLRVLSGLDVHYQGQIDTTVSDAEHAFGMMFQEPRLMPWLSVWENITFGVARKQNRDQAIDLLQTVGLEGFENHYPKDLSGGMAQRVAIARSLLNRPEILLLDEPLSALDAFTKMQLQDLLLSIFENHQTTTLLVTHDIDEALYLCDRVVIMRGQPGRIQTEISIDKPKPRSRGDAYLAHLKEEILQELDFTRV